In Pseudomonadota bacterium, the genomic window CGCCGCCGCCTGGATTTCATCGGTCATCCAAGGAGAAGACGGAGATGCCCGGTCCGGATCATGCCGCGCTCGAAGAGGCGGCCCACGCCATCTTCCCCCACACCCATGACGACACCCTCTATCGCCGCCTCTCGAGCGAGCACGTCGAGACCGTGCCCTTCGCCGATGGCGAGGTCCTGCGCGTGGCGCCCGAGGCCTTGTCCCTGCTGGCGAGCCAAGCCTTCCACGACATCTCGCACCTCTTGCGGCCCGGTCACCTGAAGCAGCTCCGGCGCATCCTCGATGACCCCGAGGCTTCCGACAATGACCGCTTCGTCGCCCTCGACCTCCTGAAGAACGCCAACATCGCCGCGGGCGGCATCTTGCCCATGTGCCAGGACACCGGCACCGCGATCGTCATGGGCAAGAAGGGCGAGCGGGTGTGGACCGGGGTCGACGATGAGGCGTGGCTCGCCCGCGGCATCCTCAAGACCTACGCCACCGACAATCTTCGCTACAGCCAGCTGGCGGCACTCGACATGTTCAAGGAGGTGAACACCGGCAACAATCTGCCGGCGCAGATCGACCTCTATGCCACGACCGGCGATGAGTACCGCTTCCTCTTCATCGCCAAGGGCGGCGGCAGCGCCAACAAGACCTTCCTCTATCAGGAGACCAAGGCCCTCTTGAATCCGGACGGGCTGATGAAGTTCCTGGATGCGAAGATCCGCACGCTCGGCACCGCCGCCTGCCCGCCCTATCACCTGGCGGTGGTGATCGGCGGCACCTCGGCCGAAATGACCTTGAAGACGGTGAAGCTCGCCTCCTGCCGCTATCTCGACGGCTTGCCCACCAAGGGCAGTGCTGCCGGCCATGCCTTCCGCGACCTCGAGACCGAGGCGAAGGTGCTGGAGCTGACGGCGAAGATGGGCATCGGCGCGCAGTTCGGCGGCAAGTATTTCTGCCACGACGTCAGGGTGATCCGGCTGCCGCGCCACGGCGCCTCCTGCCCGGTCGGCATCGGCGTCTCCTGCTCCGCCGACCGCCAGGTGCTGGGTAAGATCACCCGGGACGGCATCTTTCTGGAGCAGCTCGAGACCAACCCCGCGCAGTTCCTGCCGGAGCCGGCGACCGATCAGCTCGGCGGCGAGGTGGTTCAGATCGATCTCAACCGGCCGATGGCGGAGATCCGCAAGACGCTCAGCCGGCTGCCGATCAAGACGCGGCTGTCGCTCAGCGGGCCGATGGTGGTCGCCCGCGACATCGCGCACGCCAAGCTGAAGGAGCGGATCGATGCGGGCCAGGGCCTGCCCGACTACGTCAAGGAGCGGATGATCTACTACGCCGGCCCGGCCAAGACGCCGAAAGGCTACGCATCGGGATCCTTCGGCCCGACCACCGCCGGCCGCATGGACTCCTATGTCGAGGTGCTGATGGCCAATGGCGGCGGCTACGTGACCCTCGCCAAGGGCAACCGCTCCCGCCAGGTGACCGAGGCGTGCAAGAAGCATGGCGGCTTCTATCTGGGCTCGATCGGCGGACCGGGCGCCAGGCTCGCTCAAGACTGCATCAAGAAGGTCGAAGTCTTGGAATATCCCGAGCTCGGCATGGAGGCGGTCTGGCGCATCGAGGTGGTCGATTTCCCCGCCTTTATCGTCGTCGACGACAAGGGCAACGACTTCTTCGCCAATATCTGACGGCTCCATCCAACGAGCGAGGGATAGTGCCCGCCCGGTGGGTTCCGCGGCTCCGAAAGAAATCAGACACGAGATCGGTAAGTGCCTATGATCTCCCGGCCCTCAGCCGGCGGCGGCGAGGGCAGAGAGAGGACGGCCAGAAGACGGTCCGCGCTTCTCTCGCGCGCGAGCGAGGCTTCAACGCCTCACCTCGGGCTGAGCATCGATACTTCCATCCACTAACCAGGACGCGCCTGGCGATGCCGGGCGCACATCCGTTGCGGAGGACTCCAATGGCCAAAGGTCAGAAACGCAGCAATCGCGAGGCGAAGAAACCAAAACAAGCGAAGGTCAAAGCCGCCGCCGCCGCGTCACCCTTCGCCGCCCAGAATGCGAAGACGGCCGCCAGTCCAGGCAAGAAGCGTTAGCGCCTTCCGCACTCGCCCGGTCAACCGGATAGCTTGTTGAGGTCGTCGAGGACGCTCTCGATCAGTCGCTTCCGGCGCGGGTCTTGCGCTTCCTGCGTGCCCGCAAAAAGCTGCAGCAGGTACCGCACTTTGGCCGCGGCATCCGCCCAAGTCGTCGCCGGAGCGGCGGCAAGATTTTGCTCGAGCTCCGCTTGTCGCTGTCGCAGCGCCGTCTGATCGGCCTGCACCTCATGGAGCTCGCGGCGAATTTCGGTGGCCTTCTGGGCTGCCATGCCCCGTCGCCCGTCGAGCTCGATGGGGTCGTCCGACATCATTAGGTTTGAGCGCCGGTCCGCGCAGGATGGTCGAAAGCGCTCACTTCCGCGCCTTGCGCGCCGCATAGCGCGCGTCGCGGGCGGCCTTTTGTTTCGCCTCCAAAGCCGAGGCTTCGGCGGCAAGCTCAGCCTCGCGCTCGACTTGCTCCGCCGCCCGCGTCACGCGCTCGGCGGCTTGGCGGGCCTCCTCGGCGTCGCGGGCGGCCTTGCGCTCGGCAAGACGCGCTTCGCGCGCGTGGCTGATCGCCTGTCGAGCCGCTTGTCGCTCGATGGTGGCGGGATCTTGCGGTCCCGGTTGCGCGCGGAATCGATCCAACGCAGCCTTCTTGGCCTTCGCGGCCTTCTCCAATCGGGCGCTGAAGTTCTCTTCTTTGTACGGACGCATGATCAGACACTTCCTTTGCCGTCGTTATCGCCATCCCAGACAGAAGCTCGAGCGTGAGGCTAGGTTCGGTGCGGCCACGCGCCGAGGCCGGCGCTCGCGCGGCCCGGCAGTACTCTCGCAGACAGCTTCTTCTGCTTCACCAGCATCGCTTCGTGGACGCGCCGCAGCTTTGCCGGGGTGATGTCGGTTCGGTCGCGCTGGGCGCGGCTGGCGGCCGCGGCGGCCAAGCGCTCCTCGGCCGACAAACTCCACGACCACTTGCCCATTCGCTCGATCATCATGACCAAATACCTCATTGCCAGGCTGTGGCGGCACGCGCCTAGGACGACAGCGCACACTGATCGAATTCGTCCGCATCTCTTACGAACGCGCCGCAGCGCTGGCGGCATTTCATTGGGTGATACGGAAAGTTGCCGGCCCTGCTTTCAAGTCGATCGCCGAGCGATCATCTGGGCATCAAGAAATGGGCAGTGATCGCCGTGAAATCAATAGAAGTGTCCGCAACTTTGCTGAGATCATTGGCGGCCTTGTCTTGGACCGGCATCAACGCTCGGCGTCCCAGGCGATGTCCGTTACGGCCGTGAGCGCTTCGCTCAACGTCGGATTGGCGCCTTCCTCCGACCTCAGCATGATGGTCGCGTCGTGCAGCACGGCGCGCATCTCGCTCTCGTTCAGAAGCCCTTTGCGCCGCAGTGCTTTTAGCGTCGCACGCAGCACGTAGAGTGATGCCAGCGACATGCCCGACTCGGTTGCCATCCCCATTTTCTCCTCAGCTGTCTCGAAGGAGACCAGCTAACATTCAATGCTGTGGTCGCTCGATCAGTATCGACGGCGGATCAAAGCAATTGTCGTCCGCAACATGGGGGAATTGCTACGAAAACATCCGTAGCATGGTTCGCCGGCAGGCGCCTTGCCGTGCAGACAGGCATTGGCGCTCCTGGACACTAACAACCGGCAGTTTCATTTACTTGCCTATAATAAAAATATGTGGCGCTCTTGTAATAATGAGAATGCCGATTACATCAACTTTGGAAATTAGAACCACGAACAAGCGTGGCAGGGGGGTCCTCCATGGCAGCTTGGTTCCTTGTCTTT contains:
- a CDS encoding fumarate hydratase, giving the protein MPGPDHAALEEAAHAIFPHTHDDTLYRRLSSEHVETVPFADGEVLRVAPEALSLLASQAFHDISHLLRPGHLKQLRRILDDPEASDNDRFVALDLLKNANIAAGGILPMCQDTGTAIVMGKKGERVWTGVDDEAWLARGILKTYATDNLRYSQLAALDMFKEVNTGNNLPAQIDLYATTGDEYRFLFIAKGGGSANKTFLYQETKALLNPDGLMKFLDAKIRTLGTAACPPYHLAVVIGGTSAEMTLKTVKLASCRYLDGLPTKGSAAGHAFRDLETEAKVLELTAKMGIGAQFGGKYFCHDVRVIRLPRHGASCPVGIGVSCSADRQVLGKITRDGIFLEQLETNPAQFLPEPATDQLGGEVVQIDLNRPMAEIRKTLSRLPIKTRLSLSGPMVVARDIAHAKLKERIDAGQGLPDYVKERMIYYAGPAKTPKGYASGSFGPTTAGRMDSYVEVLMANGGGYVTLAKGNRSRQVTEACKKHGGFYLGSIGGPGARLAQDCIKKVEVLEYPELGMEAVWRIEVVDFPAFIVVDDKGNDFFANI